Sequence from the Ascaphus truei isolate aAscTru1 chromosome 3, aAscTru1.hap1, whole genome shotgun sequence genome:
cccgagggacttagaagaattttgtgatattttttattaaaatggtgtataagggtatatatataaatatattttatgcactgtatatgagctggcgatttctaagtctgtggttccgagagggggtaaccaggctcactaataaaggtcaagccacttggctgccagaatgccctgcttcagcacagaccagcaagacattgtgatacgcgtatccccggtatagtcagggtttaatgggagtcgtccccgtccccccagtatacgcccagaaccatggacccggtacttgtggttcggactgtctccaaccagccataatgttgtgagagtgaaattatgtctaagtccagcttcggtacattagaagcaactctgaaacttaacctaagcgtttttcgaagcttctttttggctaacgtcttacaggaaggtctaggagctctgaaaatgaacgtgcgcgtctttcactcttcccgagggactgttatggattacaggtattttctggcatataacgcataatgaatacaggtcacaggtacttatatacgtagtatcatagtaaggcctagtatagcttagagtatattgttaaaatcctgttttttcttgtcttagaaataatagcttgttttgctcagaagtggcaggatattaggacaggttacaaagacataaaaaggggaacttataacggtaaacacgccgtggtttgAACAGTAACTTATGAAATCCAAGGTTACTAAATACAAGTCctaagatcgtaaacatcatacgtcacaaaccacagagtatggacacatgacacgtgacacacgtacgcagtaactaatacactctatattaggttggcccgactccatgttagatcagagagagagagagagaaagagaaccgaacttaagtgtgaagtcacacagatgagactgggactggctggcctgacgtaatatcttttggtttgtgagtattgacaatgcatatctagttataatctctgcatagttaggaatggattggtaaaatactgtaactgttagccattggcttataagaagcttgttctgatatttctgatatttctgaatattgttgtaatacaataaaggataaaccttttcttatacaaactctgagtaccctttctttataaataataatctcacgataccctccatatatcataatatgtgagggtgtggccgaggctttttcaagtgcaacattcttggtttgtgttctctgcttagagcaggatataactcaccataaggcgacacttgataaagagaGGTAGGTGATTTGAACCCAGATTATGGCGCTCCAACGTGGTTAAttactcatgagttgtataataaatctgacgttacccatttaatcttgaaagtacacgtgtatgctatTTCCTCTTTATAAAAGATACAAAAGgtacaattttcattatatatatatatagtatatcatggctgttacggattttgcacgagttgcagatctgaatgttttaatgaggaatcagtatcagagaaatctgattgacggtgaaactctggcatttgaaattcaatttggccCGTGGGGACCTGGGGCAAGATACTGCTATCTAACAATAGACACCACAACTGATCCAAACACATATCAGTACGTACAACAGGCATATGATCCGTTAATACACACGATCATTAATTTGACACATaatgcagcgactgtcattttgggacaacagcctgtgattgctacaggcgtggacagacatggtcctattaattctggtgcgaaatatggggagaatcgcacacacttatttacaccagttacattACTTGAGTTAACACCAGCAGCACGCGACGTTCTGACAGAGCGCGGAAATGCAACTGCAGAAATCACGCTGCTAAGAGAAATTGTTAATGCCCTCTTCACAATTAGAGGAGCTGCTCCAGCGTTAATTGATGTACCAGCTCGGGTACAAGTTTGTATTCCCATGGCGAACATTAAGGCTACTATTGGAAAGTTGCCAACTAATCCAAAAGACATTGCATTGTGGCTTAATGAGAGAACGCATTGTTTAGATGGGGTATATCCTACACCGACCGCAAATCAGAAACTTGCTTTGGTGAATTCCCTGCTACCAGCGGGTTTGTCAATCACATTAGCTGAAGCACGAGACTGGGATTCAGTCATCAGCAATGTGTATGAGAAAACCCATGGAAAAGTTACGATCTCATCACTGGCAGATACGCTAGGACAAGTTAATAAGACTAGTGGGATTGTAGCAGCTTATATTCTAGGGTTACGCTTTACACAAGGCAACCATGAGATTGTGTGGGGTTGTCTGAAGGCTTTGATTAAGGGACAGGGTTTGCTGTTAGACCTTGAAAGACAAATTCAAGGTGTACCAGTGGAACAAAAACCAATTATGGTTCCTGAGATTCTGAAAAATACTTACACTCTTGTCGGCAGATCGCTCACTGGTGATCCGATTGGATTAACTAAGCCACAAGCCAGTGACAGGAAACCTGAGAGATCGAACGCAGAAAAGAGGGGAAATTTTCTTGTCCAAGAGAGAAAGTGGAGACCTCCGTTCACCCAATATCAGACTCCAGTTTATCCTAGAGACGAGCAGTGGGACAGaagaggtaattttcaaagagATAATAGAAGTTTTCAGACTCCTACACAAAGACAAAACACTCCTACACCACAGACTACACAACAAAATACACGCTTTGAACAGCAAGCTCGTAATGAGGGTGCAGTGTCCAGATATAATCTGagacaatacattaaaactcCTGACAGATATGGGCAAGGCAAGGCTAGCGAAATTAAATTTCGTGACAAGCGTACAGGTTTTGCTACGCAGACTTCAGGATTAACGAACAGCCAACGTGAGGTTAAACAGGCTGCAGCAGCGACGACACCGGCGAGCACAGAGAAATTTGTTGGGAAGATAACTCACCTCCCTACAGACTTCCTCTTTGAGGAATGACAAACTTAACGTTAAACATTCACTACAAGGGAAAAGATTACACTGGCCTATTAGATACACAAGCCgacatatcccttgtaagaacTGATATTTTAATAGATGAAAATTATGTACACGACATCACGATACAAACAATTGAGGGAAATGGCACTTATCCTTCATATTATTTAGACTTAAAAATTAATGACAGGCGAGTTTCTATTGAATTAGTTGAACATGACAGATTAGGTTGTGACTTTCTTATAGCATACAAAAATGTGGCTTCCTTCTTTACAATAAAAGAGGAAGTTACAGAAAACCGCAAGCATACGGAATTGACTGTGAAATTTGACTTGGAAAAAATTATCACAGATCAATGCAATGAAAGTGCTTTTAATGATAAAACAAAATTGTATAATTGgttaatgacacacaaatatatttttcaacaGTGGGAAAATCAGGTCGGATTTAGAAAACAAATCGTACACAATATTAATACATGTTCTACACTACCAAagaaacaggcacaatataaaattaatcatgccgccttaccaagcatacaaattgtaatcaatgatttacttaaacaaggagtactgcttgaacagtatagccaaatgaatactgcagtatatccagtgcc
This genomic interval carries:
- the LOC142489197 gene encoding uncharacterized protein LOC142489197 isoform X2, producing MANIKATIGKLPTNPKDIALWLNERTHCLDGVYPTPTANQKLALVNSLLPAGLSITLAEARDWDSVISNVYEKTHGKVTISSLADTLGQVNKTSGIVAAYILGLRFTQGNHEIVWGCLKALIKGQGLLLDLERQIQGVPVEQKPIMVPEILKNTYTLVGRSLTGDPIGLTKPQASDRKPERSNAEKRGNFLVQERKWRPPFTQYQTPVYPRDEQWDRRAHTPRNPAAWTPQIGHSVQERVAKVKPLRPKWKKPTTILKKINERTFIIQDTKGKERKVSIDNLKPTAHCSNVTVQDGGDTVSATDFDRAAASRSTDCKTTGCGK